In the Limanda limanda chromosome 10, fLimLim1.1, whole genome shotgun sequence genome, one interval contains:
- the LOC133012038 gene encoding insulin-like — protein MARVAWAVSLMLLLVLFSRGVSSAPAKHLCGSSLVDALYFVCGERGFFFSPNRLYKRDLEHLLGFLSKRAKQEHQPQRALSGHIEAKVKRGIVEQCCHKPCSIHYLEGYCN, from the exons ATGGCCAGGGTAGCATGGGCGGTGTCCTTGATGCTGCTGCTTGTGCTCTTCTCCCGCGGGGTGTCCTCAGCCCCCGCCAAGCACCTGTGTGGCTCCAGCCTGGTGGACGCCCTCTACTTTGTGTGTGGGGAACGGGGTTTTTTCTTCAGTCCAAACCGACTCTACAAGCGGGATCTGGAACATCTGCTCG GGTTCTTGTCAAAAAGAGCCAAACAAGAGCACCAGCCGCAGAGAGCTCTGTCTGGCCACATTGAGGCCAAGGTGAAGAGAGGCATCGTGGAGCAATGCTGCCATAAGCCATGCAGCATTCACTACCTTGAAGGCTACTGCAACTGA